A window of Halogeometricum sp. S1BR25-6 genomic DNA:
AGCTCCCGTCGCTCGTCTCCTCGGCCAACTCCAGTGCGCGGAGGAAGGTGAGCCACGTGCGCGCGACGTCGCGGCTCGGCAGGTCGAGGCGGCGCATCAGGCGTGCGCAGCAGTCGTCCTCGGAGCCCGGAACGAGGGGGACGGCGCGCTGAGCGTCCGCGACGAAGCCGAGTTCGTCCGGGGGAGTGGGGACGAGTTTGAACTTCACGACCGGATGTCGAACGACTCCGCCAGCAGCTCCTCGTCGGTCTCGCCGTGGACGTACGTCGGCCCGTTCACCACGTCGACGGTGACCTTCGCGGGGGCGAACACCGTCTCGGGGACGTCGTAGAAGTCCCAGCCGACCTCCTCGAATATCTGCTGGAACGGCGTGCCGTACTCGTCGGCGGCCGTCGAGGCCACCCGGTCGAACACGTCCGAATCCTCCGTGACCGTAAGGTGCGCCTCGCCGCCGTACGCGATAGCGTCGTTCGTCCGGCCCATGGCGACGCCCTCGTCGTAACTGACGGGCGCGAGAGGGGCGGAACCGAACGCCGAGACGACGTTCCGGGGGTCGTAGTCGAGTTCGAAGAGGCGGAACATGGCGAGTTCGCACACCCGCGCGGCCGTCGTCACGCTTCCGACGAGCGACCCCGTCGCGTACGTCGGGAGGAAGACGCCGCTGGGTTCGATGCCGGCCATGTCGGCGACGTGTTCGGCAACCCGGTCACCCGGAAGGTCGATGCTCTCGATGCCGAGCACCGTGAGGTCGAACTCGTCGAAGTACTCCACGGCGTGGAACTCGTCCTCCTCGGCGACGAGGGCGCGGGCGGGACCGGAGCCGAGGCCCTCGAACGGCGGGTCGTCGAACTCGAGTTCCCACCCGGCCTTCTGCGAGCAGAGGAGCGCGAGGGCAGGGTGGTCCGTCTGGAGTTCGATTCGGGGGGTGGGTGCGCCGGCCACGTCGTCCATCGACGCCTGAATCGTGGCGAGGCCGGCCGTCTCTATCTCCGCGAGGAGCATTCCGGCCTCGATACCGCCCTCGGCGTCGACACCGAAGTCGATGACCGTCGCCCCCGAGTCGAGTTCGTACACGTCCACCCGCAGTTCGTCGGCGAAGTCGATGGCCTCGTCGACGAGTTCGATGGCCATGCGATTGATGGAGTCCATGGGCGTCGGTTGGTCGTGACCTCCTAAAGACGTTGGCAGTCGGGGCGAAAGGCGCCGGCGGGGCGTCTCACTCCTCTCGCTCTTTCTTCGCCTCCCGGCCCAGGTGCCCCTCCACGGCGTCGACTTTGTCCTGCGCCGTCTGAGTCGACCCACGCTTGTCGTCTATCTTCAGGAAGGTGCTCACCCGGTCGCCGTCGACCGCCTTGTGTGCCGCGCCGACGGCATCGAGGAGGGTGTCGACGTCGTCGGCCTCTATCACCGTCCCCATCGGGTTCGTCTCGTAGGAGACGTCGAAGTCGTCGAGGGCGGCGACGGCCTTCGCCACCTCGCCGGACATGCTGTCTTCGACGACGGGCGCGACGCTCAGGAGCGCGATGACTGTCATGGACGCACCGTCGCGCCCGCGGGACAAAACGGTACGCCTGAATGCCGCCAGTGTTTTTCTCTCGGACGGATAGTTCCACTCACATGAACTTGCGACAGTCGTTGACCGACGCGCCGTACGTCGGGCGGACCGTCACGCTCCTCCGGGCGTTGGTCCACGAAGTGCGGGCCGAGAAACTCACGTTCATGGCGGGCAGCATCGCCTACCACGCGTTCGTCTCTCTTCTTCCCCTCTTCTTGCTCCTCTTGGCGCTGGCCGCGGCCACGGGCAATCAGGCGCTGGACGAGAGCGTCCGAACGTTGGCGGGCGTCGTCCTCACCGAGGGGACGCGCGAGGAGTTCTTCGCGGAGATGACGCGGTCCAGCCAGTCGACCGGCGTCTCGCTATTCGGGGGCGCCGTCCTCCTGTGGGGGACGCTGCGCATCTTCCGCGGCCTCGACACCGCCTTCTCCGACATCTACGAGTCCGAGGCGTCGAACACGCTCGCGGACCAACTCCGCGACAGCGTCATCGTCCTCGGGACGTTCGGCGTCGTCCTCGTCGTCGGGTCCCTCGTCCACGACGTCGTCGGGTCTCTCTCCTCACCGATGCTCGGATGGGCGGCCGGCCGCGCGTTCCTGATCGGGGGGCTCGCGCTCGCGCTGTTTCCGATGTACTACATCTTCCCCGACACGGACGTGGGCGTCGCCGAAATCCTCCCGGGAACGTTCACCGCCGCGGTCGGACTCACCGTCTTCCAGTCGCTGTTCGACCTGTACACCGCCTACTCCAGCGCCTCGTCCGACGGCAGCGTCGTCGCGAGCGTGCTCGTCCTTCTGACGTGGCTGTACTTCAGCGGCCTCGTCGTCCTCTTCGGCGCCGCCGTCAACGCCGTCCTCTCGAACCGGAGCCGCGACGTGAACGTCGAACCCGTCTTCGGAGGGATCTCGCCCGAAACGAAGCGGCACGGGCGGGCCGTCTCGCGCGAGGAACTCGTCGACGCCGTCGACCGACTGGACAAACGACTCCACGACGCCGAGGAGGTGGTCGTCGTCGTCGACGACGAGGAGATACCGATTCCCGTCCCTGACGAAGTCGTCTCCGACACCGACTCGCTCCGCCTCCTGCCGGGCGGCGCGGTGACCGTCGAACTCCGGTGGTCGCCCGCCGACGAGTGACCGGTAGCCGAACTGTCTCGGCACTCTAGATTAAGCTCTCGGAGAGCGTATACTGCATTATGCCCGCGAGAACCCACGCCGCGCAGCAACCGACAGGCACGACGACCACCGTCTCCGCCGCCGTCACCCTCCGACCCGCCGTCGTCGACGCCGACCCGACCGTCCGGAACCCCGAGACCAGCGCCACGACCACCTCGCGGGCCGTCGCTCCGCGAATCACCCTCCCGAATCGCCGCCTCGCGGACGGCTACTTCGGCGAGTCCTACCTCGTCTGGCGCTGTCTGGACTGCGGCGAGACGGGGTCGCTGACGGCGTTCCCGACGCGCTGCCCCGACTGTCGAACCGGCCGCGAGTCGTTAGCGTACTGGATCGAGGACTAGCGCGGAACGCGAACGGACTGCTCTGTCGAGGGACGCTCGACGAACGCGCCCTCTCGTCGCCCGCCGGAGGCGTCGCGGGTGGGCGTCTCGACGACGAACGTACCAGTCTCGGCCGCGTTCGGCCCGTCAGGAGTCGTTCGTCTCGTATCTGACGACCGCCTGACCGACCGACCCGACGAGCATCAGAAACGCCCCGACGATGAACGCGTAGATGCCGAGTCGTTTCAGCGACTCGTACAGAAAGAAGACGCTCCCGACGAAGAACAGCACGTTGCCGAGCAGCCCGAGGCTGAGGTGAATCCATTCGTACTCCTGAAAGAGCGTTTTTAGCGCGTCTTTGAGCATTGTCGTCGTCACCAACTCCGTACGTCCACGTTGCGGCCTCGGGGCCAACTGCGTTGTGGCGGTCGTGGTGAGTGGTGTCGCGCGCGTTCAGCGTCGGTCGCGTATCGCCCGCAGCGCCAGTCTGGGAACGGTGACGAGAACCGTCGGGAACCCGAAGCCGAGTTGTCGACGGAGCGTCGCCGAGTCGACGAACGCGCGCTCCTCGGCGATGCGGCCGTCGACGTAGCGAACCATCGACATCCCCTCCAACTCGATGCGCCGACCGGTCGGGGAAATCCGACCGAACGGTCCCTCGTGTGTGCCGGTGAGCGTGTAGTGAGCCACCACGGTATCGCCCTCCGCCAGCATCTCGTGGAGTTCGACGCGGAGGTCCGGGAAGGCGGTGAACGTGTCGCGGAGGTAGCGCGCGAACGCCTCCCGCCCCCGTATCGGACGCGGTTGCGTCGGGTCGTAGAGGACGCAGTTCTCGTGGACGTACTCCGGCGCCGTCTCGACGCGGTGGTCGTTCCAGATGTCGTCGGCGAACCGACGGTGGCCGTCGAGGTTGGTCTGTTCGATGGTGTCTGTGGCGGTCATACTACCCCGTAGCGTACGTCGCCTGACAGCATATCGCTATCTGAGCGTCGCTCGGACTATCCTCGAACCCGTACTGTCGAGTCCGGAGAGTCCAGGCGCTCTGAGGGAGAGGTTCGGAAAAGTGCGCTGGCTGGGACTTGAACCCAGGTTGTGACCATGGCAAGGTCACGTGATACCACTACACTACCAGCGCGTGCCGACGGGTCGTTTCCCGCGTCACTCGAACGGATGCGACGGCGGTACAAATAAGACACGAATCGCTTCGACTTGCGCGCGTACGCGGAAGAAGAATATACTGGCGAGACACTGACTTTTCGCGCCGAGACGAGACTCGACGCTCGAAGCGTGAGATTCGGAGAAGTGCGCTGGCTGGGATTTGAACCCAGGTTGTGACCATGGCAAGGTCACGTGATACCACTACACTACCAGCGCCCGTCGCGGCGTGCGACTACAATAAATCGTAACGCGAGGTCGATTGATAAGGCTTGCGAAACGCCGTAAATCGAGCGATGGCGTGGGGGGAACACCCACGGGCGGGTCGGCGTGGCGGACGGGTCGACGACGCTGACTGTCCGATTAGAAATCCCTAACCACGACGGGTCAACCGCTATCCTCGCGAGCGGCGTGGGTGAAGTATGAACTTAGAGACCCGAATCCGCGAACTGCACCGAGACGGCGACGACGGCGCGGTGAAACAACTGATTCGCGCCGCCATCAGTTGCGGCAACGGGGCCGAGTACCGAGTAGCGAACGACCGAGTGCACGTCTCGCACTCGGCGTACACCGGGAGCCACGACATCGTGCGGGGACCCGGCTCCTTCGGACAGGTGCGAGTGGTGGCCCGCGGGACGTACCGCTTCACGGGCGGAGACGAGTCCCTAGACGTCGAACTCGACGCGGTGAACTCGAAGGCGGTGCAGTTCGGTCGGGCGCACATCGACGGGACGAACGCGGGCGGCGACGTCCGGGAGGCCGGCCGGGAGGACCGCCCGGCGACGGCGCCGTAAACGGACCGACGGTGTACCGCTCGCGGTGACGAACCGCACGGACGTTCGGCCGCGAAACCCCCGTCCTCGCGGGTGTCACGCCCTCACAACGTCGGCTACGAGTCGCTACCCTTTTAGGGAGGCATCCGGTACAAGCGATACAGTCTAGACGTGACGACGAAGGGACCGGTATGACACTGAGCGTACTCGTGCCGTCTTCCGTCGTCCGAGAAGCCGAGGACAAACGCGAGGCCACTCGCAAACTCGGTTACGTCGCCCGCGCGGCGACGGTGTTTCGGGCGGACCGGCTCGTCGTCTTCCCCGACCGGGAAGGCGAGAACCGGTGGGGAGGCGAGTTCGTCGAGACGGTGTTGCGATACGCCGCTACGCCCCCTTACCTCCGAAAGGAGGTGTGGGGTCACCGCGACGAACTGCAGTACGTCGGTGTCTTACCGCCCCTCCTCGTCTCGTCTACGACCGGCTCCGAATCGAACGGTTCGGGGTCGTTACAACAGGGAATCGTGACCGAGGTCGGACCTGAAGGTCGCGTTCGGGTCAATTGCGGACTGCAACACCCGGTCTCCCTCTATGCTCCGTCGGATACGGAGTTGAAAGAGGGGGAGCGCGTCGCCATCAGGATCTCTTCGCGAGAACCGGTCCGTGCGCGGATCGTGGACGAGCCCGTTCCGGGGTTCTCCATCGCCCGCACGGACCTCGAGGAAGCCATCGGCCGCTCCGACGCGGGCGTCACTATCGCGACGTCCCGGTACGGAGAGTCGCTGACGGTCCCGAGGCTGGCGGAACTCACCCCCCGTATCGAGCGGGAGGGAGCCACCGTCGCCTTCGGGTCGCCCGGCCGCGGGCTTCCGGACATCCTCGGCGTGGACGCCGAGGAAGTCACAGTCGAACCCTCCGACGGTCCGGGGTTCGACCTCTGGCTCAATACGATTCCGCGACAGGGCAGCGAGGTGGTGCGAACCGAGGAAGCGATGTTCGCCTCCCTCGCGTCCCTGACACTCACGGAGTGAACACATGCCACAACCAAGCAGACCACGTAAGGGTTCGATGGGTTACGGCCCACGCACGCGTGCGGCCAAGGAGGTCCCACGCATCAAGTCGTGGCCCGACGACGACGGGTCACCGGCGCTGCAAGGGTTCGCCGGCTACAAGGCCGGAATGACCCAAGTGATGATGGTCAACGACGAGTCCAACTCCCCCCGCGAAGGGATGGAGGAGGCCGTCCCCGTGACCGTCGTCGAGACGCCGCCGATGCGCGCCGTCGCCCTTCGAGCCTACGAAGACACGCCGTACGGTACCAAGCCCCTGACCGAAGTGTGGGCGTCGGAGTTCGACGAGAACCTCGACCGCGCCCTCGACCTCCCGTCGGAGGACACGTTCGACGACGACGCCGACGACCTGCGCTCCGCGCTCGAAGCAGGCGAGGTCGACGACGTCCGCGTCATCACCCACACCGTCCCGGCAGGGATGAAGAACATCCCCAAGAAGAAACCCGACATCATGGAGACGCGCGTCGGCGGCGGTTCGCTCGACGAGCGTGTCGACTTCGCCCTCGACCTCGTCGGAGAGGGCGGCGAGCACGCGATGTCGGACGTCTTCCGCGCCGGCGAGTACATGGACGTCGCCGGCGTCACGAAGGGGAAAGGCACGCAGGGCCCCGTCAAGCGATGGGGCGTCCAGAAGCGGAAGGGTAAGCACGCCCGTCAGGGCTGGCGGCGCCGCATCGGTAACCTCGGCCCGTGGAACCCCTCCCGCGTCCGTTCGACCGTTCCGCAACTCGGTCAGACGGGCTACCACCAGCGGACCGAACTCAACAAGCGCCTCGTCGACATCGGCGACGGCGACGAGGCCTCGGTCGACGGCGGCTACGTCGGCTACGGCGAGGTCGACGGTCCGCACGCGCTCGTGAAGGGGTCCCTCCCGGGTCCCGACAAGCGCCTCCTGCGGTTCCGCCCGGCCATCCGGCCGAACGACCAACCGCGCCTCGACCCCGAGGTGCGCTTCGTCTCCACCGCATCGAACCAGGGATAACTCATGCAGGCAACAATCCGAGACCTGAACGGCGACGACGCCGGCACGCTGGACCTCCCCGAGGTCTTCGAGACGGCCTACCGGCCGGACCTCATCAAGCGCGCCGTCCTCGCCGCGCAGGCAAACCGAAAACAGGCGTACGGAGCCGACCCCTTCGCGGGGATGCGCACCCCGGCCGAATCGCTGGGTAGCGGTCGCGGCATGTCTCACGACCCCCGTGAGAACGGCCGCGCCCGCCGCGTCCCCCACGCCGTCAGCGGTCGCAAGGCGCACCCGCCGAAGGCGTCGAAAGAGCAGGGCAAGAACATCAACGACAAGGAGCGAAAGCTCGCCGTCCGTTCGGCGCTCGCCGCCACGACGGACCCCGAACTGGTCGCCGAACGCGGCCACCGCTTCGAGGAGGATCTCGAACTGCCGCTCGTCGTCTCCGACGACTTCGAGGACCTCGTGAAGACCAAAGAGGTCGTCTCGCTGCTCGAAACGCTCGGCGTCTACGCCGACGTCGAGCACTCCGACGAGAACAAGCGGGTCCGCGCCGGACAGGGGAAGGCCCGCGGTCGCAAGTACACGCGACCCAAGTCCATCCTCTTCGTGACGAGTTCGGAGCCGTCGAAAGCGGCTCGGAACCTCGCCGGCGTCGACGTCGCCACCGCGGCGAACGTCGGTGCCGAGGAACTCGCGCCCGGCACGCACGCCGGTCGCCTCACGGTGTTCACCGAGAGCGCAATCGAGGAGGTGGCCGACCGATGAGCGTCGTTCGCCACCCGCTCGTGACCGAGAAGGCGATGAACGAGATGGACTTCGACAACAAGCTCCAGTTCCTCGTCGACCTCGACGCGGCGAAGCCCGAGATAGTCGAGGAGCTCGAATCGCGCTACGAGGTGTCCATCGAGAAGGTCAACACACAGGTGACGCCGAAGGGCACCAAGAAAGCAACCGTCCGACTCTCCGAGGACGACGACGCGCAGGAAGTCGCGTCGCGAATTGGGGTGTTCTAACAATGGGACGACGAATTCAAGGCCAGCGTCGCGGACGCGGCTCGCCCACCTTCCGGGCGCCGTCGCACCGCTACAAGGCCGAACTCTCGCACAAGAACGCACAGGACGAGACGATCTCCGGCACCATCGTCGACATCGAGCACGACCCGGCGCGCAGCGCGCCCGTCGCGGCCGTCGAGTTCGACGACGACGACCAGCGACTCGTCCTCGCACCCGAGGGCGTCGCGGTCGGCGACACGATTCAGGTC
This region includes:
- a CDS encoding 50S ribosomal protein L23 → MSVVRHPLVTEKAMNEMDFDNKLQFLVDLDAAKPEIVEELESRYEVSIEKVNTQVTPKGTKKATVRLSEDDDAQEVASRIGVF
- a CDS encoding ester cyclase; translated protein: MTATDTIEQTNLDGHRRFADDIWNDHRVETAPEYVHENCVLYDPTQPRPIRGREAFARYLRDTFTAFPDLRVELHEMLAEGDTVVAHYTLTGTHEGPFGRISPTGRRIELEGMSMVRYVDGRIAEERAFVDSATLRRQLGFGFPTVLVTVPRLALRAIRDRR
- a CDS encoding RNA methyltransferase; its protein translation is MTLSVLVPSSVVREAEDKREATRKLGYVARAATVFRADRLVVFPDREGENRWGGEFVETVLRYAATPPYLRKEVWGHRDELQYVGVLPPLLVSSTTGSESNGSGSLQQGIVTEVGPEGRVRVNCGLQHPVSLYAPSDTELKEGERVAIRISSREPVRARIVDEPVPGFSIARTDLEEAIGRSDAGVTIATSRYGESLTVPRLAELTPRIEREGATVAFGSPGRGLPDILGVDAEEVTVEPSDGPGFDLWLNTIPRQGSEVVRTEEAMFASLASLTLTE
- a CDS encoding YihY/virulence factor BrkB family protein, yielding MNLRQSLTDAPYVGRTVTLLRALVHEVRAEKLTFMAGSIAYHAFVSLLPLFLLLLALAAATGNQALDESVRTLAGVVLTEGTREEFFAEMTRSSQSTGVSLFGGAVLLWGTLRIFRGLDTAFSDIYESEASNTLADQLRDSVIVLGTFGVVLVVGSLVHDVVGSLSSPMLGWAAGRAFLIGGLALALFPMYYIFPDTDVGVAEILPGTFTAAVGLTVFQSLFDLYTAYSSASSDGSVVASVLVLLTWLYFSGLVVLFGAAVNAVLSNRSRDVNVEPVFGGISPETKRHGRAVSREELVDAVDRLDKRLHDAEEVVVVVDDEEIPIPVPDEVVSDTDSLRLLPGGAVTVELRWSPADE
- a CDS encoding YrhK family protein, which gives rise to MTTTMLKDALKTLFQEYEWIHLSLGLLGNVLFFVGSVFFLYESLKRLGIYAFIVGAFLMLVGSVGQAVVRYETNDS
- a CDS encoding MTH1187 family thiamine-binding protein, producing MTVIALLSVAPVVEDSMSGEVAKAVAALDDFDVSYETNPMGTVIEADDVDTLLDAVGAAHKAVDGDRVSTFLKIDDKRGSTQTAQDKVDAVEGHLGREAKKEREE
- a CDS encoding 50S ribosomal protein L3; the protein is MPQPSRPRKGSMGYGPRTRAAKEVPRIKSWPDDDGSPALQGFAGYKAGMTQVMMVNDESNSPREGMEEAVPVTVVETPPMRAVALRAYEDTPYGTKPLTEVWASEFDENLDRALDLPSEDTFDDDADDLRSALEAGEVDDVRVITHTVPAGMKNIPKKKPDIMETRVGGGSLDERVDFALDLVGEGGEHAMSDVFRAGEYMDVAGVTKGKGTQGPVKRWGVQKRKGKHARQGWRRRIGNLGPWNPSRVRSTVPQLGQTGYHQRTELNKRLVDIGDGDEASVDGGYVGYGEVDGPHALVKGSLPGPDKRLLRFRPAIRPNDQPRLDPEVRFVSTASNQG
- the mch gene encoding methenyltetrahydromethanopterin cyclohydrolase, with amino-acid sequence MDSINRMAIELVDEAIDFADELRVDVYELDSGATVIDFGVDAEGGIEAGMLLAEIETAGLATIQASMDDVAGAPTPRIELQTDHPALALLCSQKAGWELEFDDPPFEGLGSGPARALVAEEDEFHAVEYFDEFDLTVLGIESIDLPGDRVAEHVADMAGIEPSGVFLPTYATGSLVGSVTTAARVCELAMFRLFELDYDPRNVVSAFGSAPLAPVSYDEGVAMGRTNDAIAYGGEAHLTVTEDSDVFDRVASTAADEYGTPFQQIFEEVGWDFYDVPETVFAPAKVTVDVVNGPTYVHGETDEELLAESFDIRS
- a CDS encoding DUF7130 family rubredoxin-like protein — its product is MPARTHAAQQPTGTTTTVSAAVTLRPAVVDADPTVRNPETSATTTSRAVAPRITLPNRRLADGYFGESYLVWRCLDCGETGSLTAFPTRCPDCRTGRESLAYWIED
- the rpl4p gene encoding 50S ribosomal protein L4, whose amino-acid sequence is MQATIRDLNGDDAGTLDLPEVFETAYRPDLIKRAVLAAQANRKQAYGADPFAGMRTPAESLGSGRGMSHDPRENGRARRVPHAVSGRKAHPPKASKEQGKNINDKERKLAVRSALAATTDPELVAERGHRFEEDLELPLVVSDDFEDLVKTKEVVSLLETLGVYADVEHSDENKRVRAGQGKARGRKYTRPKSILFVTSSEPSKAARNLAGVDVATAANVGAEELAPGTHAGRLTVFTESAIEEVADR